From a single Paenibacillus sp. FSL R5-0345 genomic region:
- a CDS encoding amino acid ABC transporter permease, whose product MDDRKIQIFLDSLLPLLKAGVAFTIPLALISFVLGLIIAILTALARLSPWVLPMLIARFYVWVIRGTPLLVQLFIIFYGLPAVGIVLDPFIAATIGFTLSVGAYSSEIVRAAILSIHKGQWEAAFSVGMTRAQALRRIILPQAARVSVPPLSNSFISLVKDTSLAATITYTEMFRTAQQVASTTYEPLLIYCEAGLFYLLFCSVLSALQNYLEKRLSRFSAS is encoded by the coding sequence ATGGATGACCGAAAAATACAAATTTTTTTAGATTCACTGCTACCCCTGCTAAAAGCGGGGGTGGCTTTTACCATTCCTTTAGCATTGATATCCTTTGTGCTGGGACTGATAATAGCGATTTTGACTGCACTGGCTCGTCTCTCCCCATGGGTACTACCGATGCTAATCGCTCGTTTTTATGTATGGGTCATTCGCGGAACTCCTTTGTTAGTACAATTATTTATTATTTTCTATGGTTTGCCTGCAGTTGGAATTGTACTAGACCCATTTATAGCCGCGACCATTGGGTTTACACTTAGTGTTGGGGCTTATTCATCTGAAATTGTACGTGCTGCTATCCTGTCGATACATAAAGGTCAGTGGGAAGCGGCCTTCTCCGTTGGGATGACTCGTGCGCAAGCGCTTCGACGCATTATTCTTCCACAAGCTGCCCGTGTCTCTGTACCGCCGTTATCGAATTCCTTTATTAGCTTGGTCAAAGACACTTCTCTGGCAGCGACTATTACTTATACGGAGATGTTCAGAACAGCACAGCAGGTTGCTTCCACCACCTATGAGCCACTGTTGATCTACTGCGAAGCAGGGTTGTTCTACTTACTATTTTGCTCAGTGTTGTCAGCACTTCAAAATTACTTGGAGAAACGACTGAGTCGTTTCTCTGCGAGCTAA
- a CDS encoding S-layer homology domain-containing protein, which produces MNMKKRTLAAITTVTILSFSLGGQIFAAGNTFKDIDNINGKEKIISLKNQGLIKGVSESQFMPSSKVTTAQGIQFISGGLQLSLAAIDFNKAPIASGLFTKVKDKAWYAEAFINAYYNHVELPKDIDPTKTMTKEEFTNYLVQGVEGIGNLPMINIVPVDITDDTALNPSYQGSVQRSLKYKINSLDANGKFNPKSEITRAEAAIMLYNALEFLKTGIKS; this is translated from the coding sequence ATGAATATGAAAAAAAGAACGTTAGCCGCGATTACAACTGTTACCATTCTCTCCTTCTCTTTGGGTGGCCAAATATTTGCAGCCGGAAATACCTTTAAGGATATTGATAACATAAACGGTAAAGAAAAGATCATTTCTTTAAAGAATCAAGGCTTAATTAAAGGGGTTAGTGAATCCCAATTCATGCCTAGCTCCAAAGTAACAACAGCTCAAGGAATTCAATTCATCTCAGGGGGTCTCCAGCTTAGTCTCGCGGCCATCGATTTCAACAAAGCTCCTATTGCCAGCGGCTTGTTCACTAAAGTCAAAGATAAAGCATGGTATGCTGAAGCTTTTATCAATGCTTACTACAACCATGTCGAGCTTCCCAAAGATATTGACCCTACCAAAACAATGACCAAAGAAGAGTTCACTAATTACTTAGTACAAGGAGTCGAAGGCATTGGTAATCTGCCAATGATAAATATTGTGCCAGTAGATATCACTGACGATACTGCGCTCAACCCTTCCTATCAAGGCAGTGTTCAACGATCGCTTAAATACAAGATCAATAGCTTAGACGCTAACGGGAAGTTTAATCCGAAGAGCGAAATTACGCGTGCCGAAGCTGCCATTATGCTCTATAACGCTTTGGAATTTCTTAAGACCGGTATTAAATCCTAA
- the thiE gene encoding thiamine phosphate synthase encodes MDSDQLRDLLKIYFIMGSVNCQIAPAKVLKEAVAGGITMFQFREKGTGALTAQVKFNLGRRLQKICRTNGVPFIVNDDIDLAIALDADGIHVGQEDTPALAIRQLLGEDKIIGVSAHSLSEAQQAIADGADYLGIGPIYPTSSKDDAQAVRGTLVIEEIRNSGITIPLVGIGGITEHNAAPVLAAGADGISVISAIAGAEDIALAARGFVHEVNLSGT; translated from the coding sequence ATAGACAGTGATCAACTACGGGATTTATTAAAAATCTATTTCATTATGGGTAGCGTGAATTGTCAGATAGCCCCAGCCAAAGTACTAAAAGAAGCCGTCGCTGGAGGCATAACGATGTTTCAATTTCGTGAAAAAGGTACCGGGGCATTAACTGCTCAAGTTAAATTTAATTTAGGAAGACGGCTCCAAAAAATATGTCGTACTAACGGAGTTCCTTTTATCGTTAATGACGATATTGATCTAGCCATCGCCCTTGATGCGGACGGCATTCATGTAGGACAAGAGGACACCCCTGCCCTAGCGATTAGGCAACTGCTTGGAGAAGATAAGATCATTGGTGTGTCCGCTCATTCGCTCAGCGAAGCGCAGCAGGCCATAGCAGATGGAGCCGATTATCTAGGCATTGGACCTATTTATCCTACCTCTTCCAAAGACGATGCCCAAGCTGTTCGAGGCACATTAGTTATTGAGGAAATAAGAAACAGCGGCATTACGATTCCTTTGGTCGGTATAGGAGGCATCACGGAGCACAATGCAGCTCCGGTATTAGCTGCAGGTGCGGACGGTATCTCCGTGATCTCAGCGATTGCAGGCGCTGAAGACATCGCCTTAGCAGCCAGAGGATTTGTTCACG
- a CDS encoding ABC transporter ATP-binding protein, whose amino-acid sequence MDIKQGEFVAVIGASGCGKSTLFKTIAGLLEPTHGKIMIHSGRPAASNRLGQIAYMPQQDLLLPWRTVLDNCLLPWEIKPRSTKQQTISHIRDLLSRFGLGDVEKAYPHELSGGMKQRVAFLRTLVSGGGGSLMLLDEPFGALDAMTKREIHRWLLELWDELNQTVMLITHDLEEALLLSDRIYLMSGGAHSELQEIVVDLPRPRHYKMNYEPRFIALREELERRLYAAHTF is encoded by the coding sequence ATGGATATTAAGCAAGGTGAGTTTGTCGCTGTTATCGGGGCTAGCGGATGCGGAAAAAGTACGCTTTTCAAAACCATAGCAGGCTTGCTAGAACCCACTCATGGAAAAATAATGATTCATTCGGGTCGGCCAGCGGCATCTAATCGCTTAGGTCAGATCGCATACATGCCGCAGCAGGATTTGCTATTACCGTGGAGAACGGTGCTCGACAACTGCCTTTTACCCTGGGAAATTAAGCCAAGGTCCACTAAACAACAGACAATTTCACACATTCGAGACCTGCTGTCACGCTTCGGTTTAGGTGATGTTGAGAAGGCATACCCTCATGAGCTATCCGGTGGTATGAAACAGCGGGTCGCATTTCTTCGCACGCTAGTGTCTGGCGGCGGTGGAAGTCTTATGCTGCTAGATGAACCGTTTGGAGCGCTCGACGCTATGACCAAACGTGAGATACACCGCTGGTTGTTAGAGCTTTGGGATGAACTGAATCAAACAGTGATGCTCATCACCCATGATCTCGAAGAAGCACTATTACTAAGCGATCGGATTTATTTAATGTCTGGAGGCGCACATAGCGAATTACAGGAGATCGTTGTTGATTTGCCGAGGCCAAGACATTACAAAATGAACTATGAACCCCGTTTTATAGCATTGCGGGAAGAGTTGGAGCGGAGACTGTATGCAGCCCATACCTTTTAA
- a CDS encoding ABC transporter permease has translation MQPIPFKKQLDNYGPFILLVLFVVAIWESAVRLYWIPAFILPAPSAIGIALIEHRQLLGQHLLATLQEILVGFVLSVICGALLGTGMFLFRPLEKAIYPFLIISQTIPLIALSPIFIMWFGYTLWSKVAVVFLTAFFPVVVSTYDGLRTSGQAYKDLLLTFSANRWQLLTKTQIPLALPSFFSGLKLSIVYCVIGATIGEWLGGSKGLGYFSRRMAGNMQSDEMFAAVFLLSALGVMLFLMIALLEALFLKKRGSNR, from the coding sequence ATGCAGCCCATACCTTTTAAAAAACAACTAGACAATTATGGCCCCTTCATTTTACTAGTGTTGTTCGTTGTTGCGATCTGGGAATCTGCTGTTCGTCTTTACTGGATTCCAGCTTTTATCCTCCCTGCTCCTTCAGCAATAGGTATCGCATTGATCGAGCATAGGCAATTACTCGGACAGCATTTATTGGCAACGCTGCAGGAAATATTAGTAGGTTTTGTACTTTCGGTTATCTGTGGTGCATTGCTGGGTACTGGAATGTTCTTATTTCGACCGCTTGAAAAGGCCATCTATCCTTTCCTTATTATCAGTCAGACGATCCCATTAATTGCGCTATCTCCCATTTTTATTATGTGGTTCGGATATACGCTGTGGAGCAAAGTCGCTGTAGTTTTTCTAACTGCTTTTTTTCCAGTCGTTGTGAGTACATATGATGGGCTTCGTACAAGTGGTCAGGCATATAAGGATCTATTATTAACCTTTAGTGCAAACCGCTGGCAACTGCTTACAAAAACACAAATCCCGCTGGCGCTGCCCTCTTTTTTCTCAGGACTAAAGCTATCCATTGTGTACTGTGTAATTGGAGCAACCATCGGCGAATGGCTCGGCGGCAGCAAAGGGCTTGGTTACTTTAGCCGAAGAATGGCTGGGAATATGCAAAGTGACGAAATGTTCGCCGCAGTATTTCTGTTGTCCGCGCTCGGTGTAATGCTGTTTCTGATGATAGCTCTGCTAGAAGCATTATTTTTAAAGAAAAGAGGATCTAATCGATGA
- a CDS encoding amino acid ABC transporter substrate-binding protein produces MKKLSLTILLVLTVVFVAGCGNNSNTDNTDTSNNSSAGTNGGTAATAKNSLEAVKASGKLRIGTEGTYAPFTYHDASGKLTGFDVEIAEEVAKRLGADPEFSETQWDGLFAGLDAKRFDVIFNEVSINEERKAKYDFSEPYIVSKAVLIVSENNEDIKAFADLKGKKSGQSLTSNLSEIARENGAEIVAVDGFNQAVDLLTSGRIDATVNDGLSYLDLKKQKPDVKIKVVDEIPNGSESAAVFLKGNDDLVKAVSDAIIEMKSDGTYLKISEKYFGADVSK; encoded by the coding sequence ATGAAAAAACTCAGTTTAACTATTCTATTGGTGTTAACCGTGGTGTTTGTAGCGGGGTGCGGCAATAATTCGAATACCGATAATACCGATACTTCCAACAACTCTTCAGCTGGAACGAATGGCGGAACTGCTGCAACTGCGAAAAATAGCTTGGAAGCTGTTAAAGCGAGCGGCAAATTACGGATAGGAACCGAAGGAACCTATGCACCCTTTACGTATCACGATGCATCGGGAAAACTGACTGGTTTTGACGTAGAAATTGCTGAGGAAGTAGCAAAGCGTCTCGGTGCTGACCCTGAATTTTCTGAGACACAGTGGGACGGTCTCTTTGCCGGATTGGACGCTAAGCGGTTTGATGTTATTTTTAACGAAGTATCCATTAATGAAGAGCGTAAAGCGAAATATGATTTCTCTGAGCCATACATCGTATCTAAAGCGGTATTGATTGTGAGTGAAAACAATGAGGATATTAAAGCATTTGCGGATCTTAAGGGTAAAAAATCAGGACAATCTCTGACCAGTAATCTATCCGAAATCGCTCGTGAGAACGGCGCTGAAATCGTTGCTGTAGACGGCTTCAATCAAGCGGTGGATTTACTGACCTCAGGCCGCATTGATGCAACGGTAAATGATGGATTGTCTTATCTGGACCTGAAAAAGCAGAAGCCTGATGTGAAAATTAAAGTGGTGGATGAGATTCCTAATGGTTCGGAAAGTGCCGCTGTATTCCTAAAAGGAAACGACGACTTGGTAAAAGCAGTTAGTGATGCAATTATTGAAATGAAGAGCGATGGAACTTATTTAAAGATTTCTGAGAAATACTTTGGTGCTGACGTTTCAAAATAA
- a CDS encoding ABC transporter substrate-binding protein, whose amino-acid sequence MNTLIIQKKWLLPLYLICFVLILSSCGNTSKVSNASNSENKQTHKLTIMLDWYPNAVHSFLYAAEQNGYFQEEGLDVEIQMPADTNDALKLVAANQVDLALSYQPQVLMARSEKIPVRSIAAIVRHPLNHLMVPHSGDIQSPKDLTGKQIGYSSIPLYEAMIRTMIQSDGGDPNASKLIDVGFDLIPAIATGQVDAIMGGFINHEQLILEKEGHPVHSFNPTDFGVPDYYELVLVASEQGVQNSESYFKKFLSAITKGQQFVQENPENALKLLLAHEDATSPLDKEIEEKSLQILLPLMNAGDQNFGYQEPASWEKVRQWLSDNDLLSNDIKAEDAFINL is encoded by the coding sequence ATGAATACTTTAATCATTCAAAAAAAATGGCTTTTACCCTTATATCTCATCTGTTTTGTCCTAATCTTAAGCAGCTGCGGAAATACATCCAAAGTAAGTAATGCTTCAAATAGCGAAAACAAACAAACGCACAAGCTGACAATCATGCTCGATTGGTATCCCAACGCCGTTCACTCATTTTTATATGCGGCTGAGCAAAATGGTTATTTCCAAGAGGAAGGTCTGGATGTAGAGATCCAAATGCCGGCAGACACCAATGATGCACTAAAGCTTGTAGCAGCGAATCAAGTTGATTTAGCACTTAGTTATCAGCCTCAGGTGCTTATGGCACGTAGTGAAAAGATTCCAGTACGTTCGATTGCAGCGATTGTAAGGCATCCGCTTAATCATTTAATGGTGCCTCATTCCGGAGATATCCAAAGTCCTAAAGACCTTACAGGTAAACAAATTGGGTATTCTTCCATCCCACTTTATGAAGCCATGATTCGTACAATGATCCAGAGCGACGGGGGTGACCCCAACGCCAGTAAACTAATTGATGTAGGCTTCGACCTTATTCCAGCAATTGCGACCGGGCAGGTAGATGCCATTATGGGCGGGTTCATTAACCACGAACAATTAATTCTCGAAAAAGAAGGGCATCCCGTTCACTCGTTTAATCCCACAGACTTCGGAGTACCCGATTATTACGAGCTAGTCCTTGTCGCCAGTGAGCAAGGGGTACAAAATTCCGAGTCCTACTTCAAAAAGTTTCTAAGCGCCATTACAAAAGGACAACAATTTGTCCAGGAAAATCCGGAAAACGCGTTAAAGTTACTGCTTGCACACGAAGATGCGACCTCTCCACTAGATAAGGAAATAGAAGAAAAGAGCTTGCAGATTCTTCTGCCTCTAATGAATGCAGGTGACCAAAATTTTGGTTATCAAGAGCCAGCGTCTTGGGAAAAGGTACGACAGTGGCTATCCGACAATGATTTACTGTCTAACGACATCAAGGCAGAGGATGCTTTTATCAATCTTTAA
- the thiD gene encoding bifunctional hydroxymethylpyrimidine kinase/phosphomethylpyrimidine kinase: MISKALTIAGSDSGGGAGIQADLKTFQELAVYGMSALTAVTAQNTLGVQGVFPLSLQAITQQLDSIGLDLKPDAVKTGMLFNSDIIRVVAEKVQQYGWRNLVVDPVMVAKGGSTLLQQEAVQSLIKHLLPLALVTTPNIPEAEMITNMSITTIDDRKEAATIIHAMGSSYVVLKGGHDTATKAVVDLLYDGHEFIFMESERIQTRHTHGTGCTYSAAVTAELAKGKSVPEAINIAKAFIQAAIEDELGIGVGHGPTNHFAYQNRLRGMNLEANRQ; encoded by the coding sequence ATGATATCCAAAGCTTTAACCATAGCCGGCTCGGATAGCGGCGGCGGAGCAGGGATTCAGGCAGATCTAAAAACCTTTCAAGAACTTGCTGTATACGGTATGTCCGCACTAACAGCTGTGACAGCCCAGAACACATTAGGTGTTCAAGGCGTATTTCCGTTATCACTGCAAGCTATTACTCAGCAGCTTGATTCCATTGGGCTTGATCTGAAGCCCGATGCTGTGAAGACAGGGATGCTTTTTAACAGTGACATCATTCGAGTCGTAGCAGAGAAGGTTCAGCAATACGGCTGGCGTAATCTTGTAGTTGATCCAGTCATGGTTGCTAAAGGCGGCTCTACGCTATTACAACAAGAAGCTGTCCAGTCCTTAATCAAACATCTTCTCCCGCTAGCCTTAGTGACGACGCCTAATATTCCAGAGGCTGAAATGATTACTAACATGAGCATCACTACAATCGACGATCGTAAAGAAGCGGCCACAATCATCCATGCCATGGGCTCTAGTTATGTAGTGCTAAAAGGTGGGCATGATACCGCAACTAAAGCTGTTGTAGATCTCCTATATGATGGTCACGAGTTCATCTTTATGGAGAGTGAACGAATTCAGACCAGGCACACACATGGTACAGGCTGTACTTATTCAGCAGCAGTTACTGCCGAGCTTGCTAAGGGTAAATCTGTTCCTGAAGCTATAAACATAGCAAAGGCTTTTATACAAGCAGCGATTGAAGACGAGCTGGGCATAGGGGTTGGACATGGTCCGACGAATCATTTTGCTTATCAGAATAGATTGCGAGGGATGAACCTTGAAGCGAATAGACAGTGA
- a CDS encoding TIGR00266 family protein, translated as MRYDVLYEGAFAMLKVYLDPGESVKAEMGAMVAMSPNVELKGTADGGVMRGLGRMLSGEKFFFQELRAIRGQSEVLLSPGSLGDIQAIELDGSYKLLVQKDGFLAGTEGIQVNTKMQNLTRGLFSGEGFFIVEISGRGTVFLSSFGAIHAINLAPGEEMIIDNGHLVAWPDYMDYKVEKAASGWLNSLTSGEALVCRFRGEGVILVQSRNPGSFGTWIKSFVPTRS; from the coding sequence ATGAGATATGATGTTTTGTACGAAGGTGCATTTGCAATGCTGAAGGTATATCTAGATCCAGGCGAAAGCGTTAAAGCTGAAATGGGCGCTATGGTTGCAATGTCTCCCAACGTCGAATTAAAAGGAACCGCTGATGGCGGAGTTATGCGAGGTCTGGGAAGAATGCTCAGCGGAGAAAAATTCTTCTTCCAGGAGCTCAGAGCTATCCGTGGTCAAAGTGAGGTACTACTGTCTCCTGGATCATTGGGTGATATCCAAGCTATCGAATTAGATGGTTCATATAAGTTGTTAGTTCAAAAGGATGGTTTCTTAGCCGGAACGGAAGGCATTCAAGTCAATACCAAAATGCAAAATTTAACGCGCGGTCTCTTCTCTGGTGAAGGCTTTTTCATTGTAGAAATCAGTGGTAGAGGAACTGTATTCCTGTCCTCCTTCGGAGCCATCCACGCCATTAACTTAGCACCTGGTGAAGAGATGATTATCGACAATGGGCATCTTGTCGCTTGGCCAGATTATATGGACTACAAGGTAGAAAAAGCAGCCTCTGGCTGGTTAAACAGTTTAACCAGTGGTGAAGCGCTTGTCTGCCGATTCCGCGGAGAAGGTGTGATCCTCGTGCAAAGCCGTAACCCTGGAAGCTTTGGAACATGGATTAAATCCTTCGTGCCCACACGAAGCTAA
- a CDS encoding amino acid ABC transporter ATP-binding protein — MIEILNLHKSFGELQVLKGLDLRMELGKVLVIIGPSGSGKTTLLRCFNLLEVPDQGSLSLSDIKINFSENKKIPQKSILALRQKTGMVFQSYNLFPHMTALGNVMEGQVTVQKRSKDEARGRALQLLGKVGLADKADAYPHQLSGGQQQRVAIARAMAVDPEVLLFDEPTSALDPELVGEVLKVIKQLAAEGMTMVIVTHEMKFAADVADRIILMDGGHILEQGTPQEVLEHPKHPRALQFLNRISGEEG, encoded by the coding sequence ATGATTGAAATACTTAATTTGCATAAATCCTTCGGTGAGCTGCAGGTATTAAAGGGTCTTGATCTCAGGATGGAACTTGGTAAGGTTCTGGTCATTATAGGCCCATCTGGCTCTGGTAAAACAACGCTTTTACGCTGTTTTAATCTACTTGAAGTCCCTGATCAAGGAAGCTTATCACTCAGCGATATTAAAATTAATTTCTCGGAAAACAAGAAAATCCCGCAGAAGTCCATTTTGGCGTTACGTCAAAAAACAGGCATGGTCTTTCAATCCTATAATCTTTTTCCGCATATGACTGCACTCGGCAATGTGATGGAGGGACAAGTGACTGTCCAGAAACGATCCAAGGATGAAGCACGCGGACGTGCCCTTCAGTTGTTAGGTAAAGTAGGTTTGGCAGACAAAGCGGATGCTTATCCGCACCAACTGTCAGGTGGCCAGCAGCAACGGGTTGCCATCGCTCGTGCTATGGCAGTAGATCCAGAGGTGCTATTGTTCGATGAACCCACCTCGGCGCTCGATCCTGAGTTGGTGGGGGAAGTGCTTAAAGTTATTAAACAGTTGGCAGCAGAAGGAATGACAATGGTGATTGTGACTCATGAAATGAAATTTGCTGCCGATGTGGCTGACCGGATCATTCTGATGGATGGAGGCCATATTCTAGAGCAAGGGACTCCGCAAGAAGTTCTTGAGCACCCGAAACATCCCCGTGCGCTGCAATTTCTGAATAGAATTAGTGGTGAAGAAGGATAG
- the thiM gene encoding hydroxyethylthiazole kinase produces MSYLSKVRESNPLVHNITNIVVANFSANGLLALGASPFMADAHEEVVDIAAFSAAVVLNIGTLNDYAIQSMVLAGQSANKQGVPLVLDPVGAGATSYRTAVTQKLVNEMQITALRGNVAEVANVIGESWSIKGVDAGEGDGDVVVLAETAARKLGCVVIITGKDDVITNGVNTYITSNGHPILTKVTGTGCLLSAVVGAFLAVSEGASLAASVEAISFYGVAAEISAELTTGKGPGSFQMEFLNQLSLVTPETYKDKSIIKQLR; encoded by the coding sequence ATGAGTTATCTATCCAAAGTACGGGAATCCAATCCACTGGTCCACAATATAACCAATATCGTCGTAGCCAACTTCTCAGCAAACGGGCTTTTGGCGCTCGGTGCCTCCCCCTTTATGGCGGATGCTCACGAAGAAGTGGTGGATATCGCCGCATTTTCAGCTGCAGTGGTACTAAATATCGGCACACTGAATGACTATGCCATTCAATCCATGGTGCTCGCAGGACAATCTGCGAATAAGCAAGGGGTTCCCTTAGTTCTTGATCCAGTAGGTGCGGGAGCAACTTCATATCGAACAGCTGTCACTCAAAAGCTAGTGAATGAGATGCAAATTACCGCACTACGTGGGAATGTGGCTGAAGTTGCCAATGTTATTGGTGAAAGCTGGTCTATTAAAGGGGTGGATGCAGGCGAAGGGGATGGCGATGTAGTCGTCTTAGCTGAGACTGCCGCGCGGAAGTTAGGTTGTGTAGTGATCATCACCGGAAAAGACGATGTTATCACCAATGGAGTTAACACCTACATTACTAGCAACGGTCACCCTATTCTAACGAAAGTAACGGGAACCGGATGTCTGCTCAGTGCAGTAGTCGGGGCATTTCTAGCGGTAAGTGAAGGGGCATCTCTTGCAGCCTCAGTGGAAGCCATCTCATTCTATGGAGTAGCTGCTGAGATTTCCGCTGAACTAACTACTGGCAAAGGTCCGGGGAGCTTTCAAATGGAGTTTCTCAATCAATTGAGTTTGGTCACACCTGAAACGTATAAAGATAAATCAATAATCAAGCAACTCAGATAA
- a CDS encoding Fur family transcriptional regulator has translation MDQISNISQLFAAQKYKLTPQREAIVKILLDNEKDHLSVEEVYMLVKNSYPHLGLATVYRTLELLCELHIVEKMNFGDGVARYDLRGNDHSHMHHHLICSVCGRLEEIKDDWLVELEKRVEREYGFNVTDHRLDFKGTYGTCKRTGCKKEKANKAVS, from the coding sequence ATGGATCAAATTTCAAATATCAGTCAGCTGTTTGCGGCGCAAAAGTATAAATTAACGCCCCAGCGTGAAGCTATAGTGAAAATATTGCTCGACAATGAGAAAGATCATCTTAGTGTAGAAGAAGTATATATGCTTGTTAAGAACAGCTATCCGCATTTAGGGCTGGCAACGGTATACCGTACACTCGAGCTCTTATGCGAGCTTCACATTGTTGAAAAGATGAATTTCGGAGATGGAGTTGCTCGATACGATCTGCGCGGGAACGATCATTCCCACATGCATCATCATTTGATATGCAGCGTGTGCGGCAGGTTGGAGGAAATTAAGGATGACTGGCTGGTGGAGCTGGAGAAAAGAGTGGAACGTGAATATGGCTTTAACGTCACGGATCACCGTCTTGATTTCAAAGGTACTTATGGCACATGTAAACGAACAGGCTGCAAAAAAGAAAAAGCAAACAAAGCGGTCTCTTAA